The following are encoded in a window of Sinorhizobium sojae CCBAU 05684 genomic DNA:
- a CDS encoding DeoR/GlpR family DNA-binding transcription regulator: protein MLTTRRRVMISERLARDGQIVAKALADELGLSEDTIRRDLREMATEGLLKRVHGGALPLTPPLPDFAARQAIASGVKRMLGRRAAGLVQSGQTIFLDGGTTNAEIARALPRDLRATIVTHSPTIAAELEQHNAEVILIGGRLYKHSMVAVGAAAVAAIEQIRVDVFFLGVTAIHPAYGLSTGDYEEATIKRAIARQSAETYVLATAEKFGAASPHRIMSVNDLAALVVPADIENEVLSPCRDATTLFFA from the coding sequence ATGCTGACGACGCGGAGACGGGTGATGATTTCGGAAAGGCTCGCGCGCGACGGACAGATCGTCGCCAAGGCGCTCGCCGACGAACTCGGCCTTTCGGAAGACACGATCCGCCGCGACTTAAGGGAAATGGCGACCGAAGGCCTGTTGAAACGCGTTCACGGGGGTGCCCTGCCGCTCACACCACCACTTCCCGATTTCGCCGCCCGCCAGGCGATCGCGAGCGGCGTCAAACGCATGCTCGGCCGCCGGGCCGCAGGCCTTGTTCAATCAGGTCAAACCATCTTTCTCGATGGCGGCACGACCAATGCGGAAATCGCTCGCGCCCTGCCCCGTGACCTGCGCGCGACCATCGTCACGCACAGTCCGACGATCGCCGCTGAACTCGAACAACACAACGCCGAGGTGATCCTGATCGGCGGCAGGCTCTACAAGCATTCAATGGTGGCAGTCGGCGCAGCGGCGGTTGCGGCCATCGAACAGATCCGCGTGGATGTCTTCTTTCTGGGCGTCACCGCCATTCATCCGGCGTACGGTCTTTCGACGGGAGACTATGAGGAGGCGACGATCAAGCGGGCGATCGCCCGACAATCGGCGGAAACCTACGTGCTCGCCACTGCAGAGAAATTCGGCGCAGCCTCACCCCATCGTATCATGAGCGTGAATGATCTAGCGGCGCTCGTCGTGCCCGCAGACATTGAAAACGAGGTCCTGTCGCCCTGTCGCGACGCGACGACGCTTTTCTTTGCGTAG
- a CDS encoding NUDIX hydrolase — protein MLILIAGPYRSGTGDDPSKMAANLKRLEEPSYALFKAGHVPMIGEWVALPVWHAAGGSHVGDDLYEKIFHPVAGRLLGLCDAVLRLPGESKGADNDVRLARERGIPVYYRLGDVPGCDQFPPA, from the coding sequence ATGCTCATTCTCATTGCTGGTCCTTACCGCTCGGGTACCGGAGACGACCCGTCGAAGATGGCTGCAAACCTCAAGCGTCTGGAGGAGCCGTCCTATGCGCTTTTCAAGGCCGGCCACGTGCCCATGATCGGTGAGTGGGTGGCCCTGCCCGTGTGGCATGCGGCGGGCGGAAGCCATGTTGGCGACGATCTCTATGAGAAGATTTTTCATCCGGTCGCCGGCAGGCTGCTTGGACTTTGCGACGCGGTGCTGCGGCTGCCGGGCGAATCCAAGGGGGCGGACAATGACGTGCGCCTTGCCCGTGAGCGCGGCATTCCGGTATATTACCGTCTTGGGGACGTGCCCGGCTGCGACCAGTTCCCGCCTGCATGA
- a CDS encoding glutathione S-transferase family protein: protein MLKLYYAPGTCSLASHIALEETGAAYEAQRIDFSKAEQTKPEYLAVNPKGRVPALVTDRGTLTETPAILTYIAQSFPEAGLAPLDDPFEFARLQSFLSYLCSTVHVAHAHARRGARWADDSAAQEAMKAKVPQNMADCFSLIESLMFTGPFVMGETYTIADPYLFTIAGWLEGDGVDPSQFPRVLDHRNQMAERPAVAKVLTALES, encoded by the coding sequence ATGCTGAAACTCTATTACGCGCCCGGTACTTGTTCACTCGCATCGCATATCGCGCTTGAGGAAACGGGTGCAGCCTATGAAGCTCAGCGGATCGACTTTTCCAAGGCCGAGCAGACCAAGCCCGAATATCTCGCCGTCAATCCCAAAGGTCGCGTCCCGGCGCTGGTAACCGATCGCGGGACGCTGACAGAAACGCCGGCGATCCTCACCTACATAGCGCAGAGCTTCCCCGAAGCCGGTCTCGCGCCGCTCGACGATCCGTTCGAATTCGCGCGGCTGCAATCCTTCCTGAGTTATCTCTGCTCGACGGTGCACGTGGCGCACGCCCATGCCCGCCGGGGCGCCCGCTGGGCGGACGATTCGGCCGCGCAGGAGGCGATGAAGGCGAAGGTGCCGCAGAACATGGCGGATTGCTTCTCCTTGATCGAGAGCCTGATGTTCACCGGCCCGTTTGTCATGGGCGAGACCTACACGATCGCCGATCCCTATCTCTTCACCATTGCTGGGTGGCTGGAGGGGGATGGTGTCGATCCGTCGCAATTTCCAAGAGTACTCGACCACCGTAACCAAATGGCCGAGCGTCCGGCGGTCGCCAAGGTGCTGACCGCCTTAGAAAGCTGA
- a CDS encoding LysR substrate-binding domain-containing protein, with protein MREINTVHLNGLRAVEAVGRLGSLAAAADELGVTPGAVSQQLVKTEAQLGRVLFERSPRGLAVTEAGRPILARLSRAFAELAQAVGEARRRDESVLTVSVAPIFAARWLVYRLNGFAERHPDVRLRIDATTRLVSLDASDVDLGIRVGAGRWPGVRSELLLEQEVFPVCSPALAAELREPADILKLPVVVDEHAMFSWDVWLKSVGLAGAEMSVRHSFNDASLALDAAIAGQGVMLAWQTLAGYAVMKGSLVAPFGMRAKTGFGHYFVTATSRRESKAALAFKQWVREEVEEGMRQLAAIPAPSAAPPSSP; from the coding sequence ATGAGAGAGATCAACACGGTTCATCTGAACGGATTGCGCGCGGTCGAGGCTGTCGGCCGACTGGGCTCGCTTGCGGCAGCCGCGGACGAACTCGGCGTTACGCCCGGCGCGGTCAGTCAGCAGCTTGTGAAGACGGAAGCGCAGCTTGGGCGCGTGCTCTTCGAACGCTCGCCGCGCGGGCTCGCCGTCACGGAGGCCGGCCGGCCAATTCTGGCGCGCCTTTCACGGGCCTTTGCGGAGCTTGCGCAAGCGGTCGGCGAGGCACGCCGCCGCGACGAGTCGGTGCTGACGGTTTCTGTCGCGCCGATCTTTGCCGCCCGCTGGCTTGTCTATCGGTTGAACGGCTTTGCCGAGCGCCATCCGGACGTCCGGCTGAGGATCGATGCGACCACGAGGCTTGTCAGCCTTGATGCCTCGGACGTCGATCTCGGCATTCGCGTTGGCGCGGGGCGTTGGCCGGGAGTGCGTTCGGAACTGCTCCTGGAGCAGGAGGTCTTTCCGGTTTGCTCGCCGGCACTTGCCGCGGAACTACGCGAGCCGGCGGACATCCTGAAGCTGCCCGTGGTCGTCGACGAACATGCGATGTTTTCCTGGGATGTGTGGCTGAAATCCGTCGGGCTCGCTGGCGCCGAGATGAGCGTGCGCCACAGCTTCAACGACGCCTCGCTTGCGCTCGATGCCGCTATCGCCGGGCAGGGGGTCATGCTCGCCTGGCAAACACTGGCCGGCTACGCGGTGATGAAGGGCAGTCTGGTCGCGCCCTTCGGCATGCGCGCCAAGACCGGCTTTGGACATTATTTCGTGACCGCCACCTCTCGGCGTGAAAGCAAGGCGGCGCTCGCCTTCAAGCAATGGGTGCGCGAGGAGGTGGAGGAGGGAATGCGGCAGCTTGCGGCTATTCCGGCTCCTTCAGCCGCTCCTCCATCATCGCCTTGA
- a CDS encoding glutathione S-transferase family protein, producing MLTIYGVYRSRASRNYWMARELGIPFTSVPVIQARRLADPLAADAPLNTRSPSFLAVNPMGLIPAIDDGGLILTESLANNLYLARKYGGPLAPADIVEEGLIGNWTMWAATEVEPHAVQIVLAYDGGIEETPEGRECIANCAQSLEKAFAVLEAHLEDRDYVIGDRFTVADLNLAEVFRYAMSQTALFDKHPRVKVWLARCQSRPAFKAMMEERLKEPE from the coding sequence ATGCTGACGATTTATGGCGTCTATCGATCGCGCGCGTCGCGTAACTACTGGATGGCACGCGAACTCGGCATCCCCTTCACATCCGTGCCAGTGATCCAGGCACGCCGTCTCGCCGATCCGCTAGCTGCCGATGCGCCGCTCAACACCCGCTCACCCAGCTTCCTCGCCGTCAATCCCATGGGGCTCATCCCGGCGATCGACGACGGCGGGCTGATCCTGACGGAGTCGCTTGCCAACAACCTTTATCTCGCCCGCAAATATGGCGGCCCGCTGGCACCGGCCGACATCGTCGAGGAAGGCCTGATCGGCAATTGGACCATGTGGGCGGCAACCGAAGTCGAACCGCACGCGGTCCAGATCGTGCTCGCCTATGATGGCGGCATCGAAGAAACGCCGGAGGGGCGCGAGTGCATCGCCAATTGCGCGCAGTCGCTCGAGAAAGCCTTTGCCGTTCTCGAGGCGCATCTTGAGGATCGCGATTACGTGATCGGCGATCGCTTCACCGTTGCCGATCTCAACCTCGCCGAGGTCTTCCGCTATGCCATGAGCCAGACAGCGCTCTTCGACAAGCACCCACGCGTCAAGGTCTGGCTCGCGCGCTGTCAATCGCGTCCTGCCTTCAAGGCGATGATGGAGGAGCGGCTGAAGGAGCCGGAATAG
- a CDS encoding sensor domain-containing protein, with translation MAKKMSRNSRYVELDADRNSETRRLIDAGNRLAKEVARLFPSEPDLADRHYWLETMINHVPDYIYAKDAEGRFLIANEATVADNGFNDLQELVGKTDFDLHPPEFAETVSETERRVIETGEPIFGIEERAIVTKGYDRWLMTSKVPLRNKRGKIVGVVGISRDISERKAAERLLEGQARLLEMVARGEPLETFFHELVRLIERLMSGIKGSILLLSEDGRYLLQGAAPSLDETYCAVVHGLEIGPNSGPCGTAAWRGQQVIVSDILADPLWEGCAHVVEPFGFRACWSTPIFSRGRKVLGTFALYSGEAGAPNDQQQELIAMAAHLAGIAIERKRAEDRISFMAHHDAVTGLPNRALFEAEVSGMLESIRGREQWAALAFLDLDNFKLINDNLGHAAGDVLLKAVAGRMRAAVRKTDVVVRVGGDEFIILLNGVPTDRDLVLSRLEDIRTAIALPVQLQGRSLQVTCSMGVACYPSHGRTASELLANADLAMYRAKEFGRNNLQVFTAEMAAKAHEKLQLQEALREAIARDEFILHFQPQMSLASGRIFAAEALLRWQHPQRGLISPATFIPLAEETGLIVPIGDWVLRAACRQAKAWQEAGLPPLIVSVNVSARQFRERNWAARVAAVLAETGLHARYLELELTESLIMQDLAGAIATMHELEAIGVHLAIDDFGTGYSSLSALKRFPVSRLKIDRSFVEDIPSDPDDEAITAGIISLAQKLGLRVIAEGVETEAQVEFLQKSGCDEIQGYFLSPPLSSRDFQALLQGCDADGV, from the coding sequence TTGGCGAAAAAAATGTCCCGTAACAGCCGGTATGTCGAGCTTGATGCCGACCGCAACTCCGAGACGCGTCGCCTGATTGATGCCGGCAACCGGTTGGCGAAGGAAGTCGCACGTCTGTTCCCCTCCGAACCCGACCTCGCCGATCGCCATTACTGGCTCGAGACGATGATCAATCATGTCCCCGACTACATCTATGCCAAGGATGCCGAGGGGCGATTTCTTATCGCCAACGAGGCGACCGTCGCGGATAATGGTTTCAACGATCTGCAGGAATTGGTCGGCAAGACGGACTTCGACCTGCACCCGCCCGAATTTGCCGAGACCGTCTCCGAGACGGAGCGACGGGTGATCGAGACCGGTGAACCGATCTTCGGCATCGAGGAACGGGCGATCGTCACGAAAGGCTACGATCGCTGGCTGATGACCTCAAAGGTGCCTTTGCGCAACAAGCGCGGCAAGATCGTCGGCGTAGTCGGCATCTCGCGCGACATCTCCGAGCGGAAGGCGGCCGAACGTCTGCTCGAAGGGCAGGCGCGCTTGCTGGAAATGGTTGCGCGGGGCGAGCCGCTCGAGACGTTCTTCCACGAACTCGTCCGGCTGATCGAGCGGCTCATGTCGGGTATCAAGGGCTCGATCCTGCTACTTTCGGAGGATGGCCGGTATCTTCTGCAAGGGGCCGCACCCAGTCTTGACGAGACGTATTGTGCAGTCGTTCACGGCCTCGAGATCGGTCCGAATTCCGGCCCCTGTGGGACGGCTGCCTGGCGCGGTCAGCAGGTGATTGTCAGCGATATCCTCGCCGATCCGCTGTGGGAGGGCTGTGCCCATGTCGTGGAGCCCTTTGGCTTTCGCGCCTGTTGGTCGACGCCGATCTTCTCGCGCGGACGCAAGGTGCTCGGCACATTCGCGCTCTATTCGGGAGAGGCAGGCGCTCCAAACGATCAGCAGCAGGAACTGATCGCAATGGCTGCCCATCTCGCCGGCATTGCCATTGAGCGCAAGCGGGCCGAGGACAGGATCAGCTTCATGGCCCACCACGACGCCGTGACGGGGCTGCCCAACCGCGCCCTTTTCGAGGCGGAGGTTTCCGGCATGCTCGAGTCCATTCGCGGACGCGAACAATGGGCTGCCCTGGCTTTTCTCGACCTGGATAATTTCAAGCTGATCAATGACAATCTCGGCCACGCTGCGGGCGACGTCCTCCTGAAGGCCGTCGCCGGACGGATGCGTGCCGCCGTGCGCAAGACCGATGTGGTGGTCCGCGTCGGCGGCGACGAATTCATCATTCTCCTGAACGGCGTTCCAACCGACCGCGATCTCGTCCTGTCGCGGCTCGAGGATATTCGTACCGCGATCGCTCTGCCGGTCCAGCTTCAGGGCCGCAGTCTACAGGTCACTTGCAGCATGGGTGTCGCCTGCTATCCGAGTCATGGCCGGACGGCCAGCGAATTGCTCGCCAATGCCGATCTCGCCATGTACCGGGCAAAGGAGTTCGGCCGCAACAATCTCCAGGTCTTCACTGCGGAAATGGCGGCAAAGGCCCATGAAAAGCTACAATTGCAGGAAGCGCTGCGCGAGGCGATCGCGCGCGACGAATTCATCCTGCATTTCCAGCCGCAGATGAGCCTCGCCAGCGGTCGCATCTTCGCCGCCGAGGCGCTTCTGCGCTGGCAGCATCCGCAGCGCGGCTTGATCTCGCCGGCGACGTTCATTCCACTCGCCGAGGAGACCGGGCTCATCGTCCCCATCGGCGACTGGGTTCTCAGAGCCGCTTGCCGGCAGGCGAAGGCTTGGCAGGAGGCGGGCTTGCCGCCGCTGATCGTCAGCGTCAATGTCTCCGCGCGGCAATTTCGCGAACGCAACTGGGCCGCGCGCGTGGCGGCCGTGCTGGCGGAAACCGGCCTCCATGCGCGCTATCTGGAGCTCGAGTTGACCGAGAGTCTGATCATGCAGGACCTAGCTGGAGCGATCGCGACGATGCATGAGCTCGAGGCTATTGGTGTCCATCTCGCCATTGACGATTTCGGTACGGGATATTCGAGCCTCAGTGCACTCAAGCGCTTTCCCGTGAGCCGACTGAAGATCGATCGTTCCTTCGTCGAGGACATTCCTTCGGATCCCGATGACGAGGCGATCACGGCCGGGATCATCTCGCTCGCGCAGAAGCTTGGGCTGCGCGTGATCGCCGAAGGCGTCGAAACCGAGGCTCAGGTCGAATTCCTGCAGAAAAGCGGCTGCGACGAGATACAGGGTTATTTCTTGAGCCCGCCTCTGTCCTCCCGGGACTTCCAGGCGCTCTTGCAGGGCTGCGACGCCGACGGTGTCTGA
- a CDS encoding L,D-transpeptidase family protein: protein MSSLPLFSRRHFLRTSGLAIASAGLAGCTSSMNTDRFRQETMPVFRNPALEQHWVEPGGAVLEGPVPTGLPPQDGYYAEVYAAREDGGFLIPAVPYRQIDPRFYRQEVNDPFGEAPGTIVVDTADRYLYHVQPGGRATRYGVGLGREGFAWSGRGVIQWKQRWPKWTPPGSMIARQPVLAKYSADNGGMPGGLDNPLGSRALYIFQNGQDTLYRVHGTPEWQSIGKAVSSGCVRMLNQDVIDLYDRVRGRAPILVV, encoded by the coding sequence ATGTCATCGCTGCCTTTGTTTTCTCGCCGCCACTTCCTGCGCACCTCCGGGCTCGCAATCGCCTCCGCCGGGCTCGCAGGCTGCACGTCCTCCATGAATACCGACCGTTTTCGCCAGGAAACGATGCCCGTTTTCCGCAATCCTGCGCTTGAGCAGCACTGGGTCGAACCCGGCGGCGCTGTGCTCGAGGGGCCGGTGCCCACCGGCCTGCCGCCGCAGGATGGCTACTATGCGGAGGTCTACGCGGCGAGGGAGGATGGCGGATTTCTGATTCCGGCCGTACCCTATCGCCAGATCGACCCGCGTTTCTATCGTCAGGAGGTCAATGATCCTTTCGGCGAGGCTCCCGGGACGATCGTCGTCGACACGGCCGACCGTTATCTCTACCACGTCCAGCCGGGCGGCCGCGCGACGCGCTATGGGGTTGGTCTCGGGCGCGAGGGTTTCGCCTGGTCGGGACGCGGCGTGATACAGTGGAAGCAGAGATGGCCGAAATGGACGCCGCCTGGATCGATGATCGCCCGTCAGCCGGTTCTCGCAAAATATTCGGCCGATAATGGCGGCATGCCGGGGGGGCTCGACAACCCGCTCGGATCACGCGCCCTTTACATCTTCCAGAACGGCCAGGACACGCTGTATCGGGTACACGGCACGCCGGAATGGCAATCGATCGGCAAGGCCGTTTCCTCCGGTTGCGTACGCATGCTCAATCAGGACGTCATCGATCTTTATGATCGGGTGCGCGGCAGGGCGCCGATCCTCGTCGTCTGA
- a CDS encoding MarR family winged helix-turn-helix transcriptional regulator, giving the protein MKTETAKSDALPDEALALGQQLCFAVYSAAHAFNRAYKPLLDRFGLTYPQYLVLLALWQQDDMTVKRIGEELGLDSGTLSPLLKRLEAAGYVRRLRDPADERQVIVGLTEKGRALKTEAFSILAEIGKATGCSLEEVGELRGALHRLTQRLADSRSGD; this is encoded by the coding sequence ATGAAGACCGAAACGGCCAAATCCGATGCTTTGCCCGACGAGGCGCTGGCGCTTGGCCAGCAGCTCTGCTTTGCCGTCTATTCGGCCGCCCATGCCTTCAATCGCGCCTACAAGCCTTTGCTCGACCGCTTTGGTCTTACCTATCCCCAATATCTCGTGCTGCTGGCCCTCTGGCAACAGGACGACATGACGGTGAAGCGGATCGGCGAGGAGTTGGGTCTCGATTCGGGCACGCTTTCGCCCCTCCTCAAGCGGCTGGAGGCGGCCGGCTACGTCCGCCGCCTGCGCGACCCTGCCGACGAGCGCCAAGTCATTGTCGGCCTTACGGAAAAGGGCCGAGCCTTGAAGACCGAGGCCTTCAGTATCCTCGCAGAGATCGGCAAAGCAACCGGCTGTAGCCTGGAGGAAGTGGGCGAACTGCGCGGAGCGCTGCACCGATTGACACAGCGGCTCGCTGACAGCCGCAGCGGAGACTGA
- a CDS encoding organic hydroperoxide resistance protein — MPILYRTTASATGGRAGHAKSADGVLDVTLTVPKELGGDGAHGTNPEQLFAAGYSACFLGALKFVAGKEKVKLSEDTKVTGTVGIGPREDGTGFFIDAALEVSSPDVDKAVLEDLVQKAHIVCPYSHATRGNIDVKLSVA, encoded by the coding sequence ATGCCCATCCTTTACCGCACCACCGCATCCGCTACCGGCGGCCGTGCCGGCCACGCCAAGAGCGCCGACGGCGTTCTTGATGTCACCCTCACCGTACCGAAGGAACTCGGCGGCGATGGGGCACACGGCACCAATCCGGAGCAGCTGTTCGCTGCCGGCTATTCCGCCTGCTTCCTGGGCGCACTGAAATTCGTTGCCGGCAAGGAGAAGGTAAAGCTTTCGGAAGACACGAAGGTGACGGGTACCGTCGGCATTGGCCCGCGCGAAGACGGTACGGGCTTCTTCATCGATGCCGCGCTCGAAGTTTCTTCGCCGGACGTCGACAAGGCCGTTCTCGAGGATCTGGTCCAGAAGGCGCATATCGTTTGCCCCTACAGCCACGCAACGCGAGGCAATATCGACGTGAAGCTGTCGGTGGCCTGA
- a CDS encoding helicase HerA-like C-terminal domain-containing protein → MLQEGKLYIGTSRKPDDSINKGEYLELKFGNRHGLITGATGTGKTVTLQILAESFSNAGVPVFCADVKGDLSGIGAIGEPKDFLLKRAEQIGLDPYDFQEFPVIFWDLYGEKGHRVRTTMSEMGPLLLSRLMNATDAQEGVLNIAFKIADEGGLPLLDLKDLQTLLKYMGENASELSNQFGFISKSSVGSIQRELLILEQQGADHFFGEPALKITDIMRTTNDGRGAISVLAADTLMMNPRLYATFLLWLLSELFEELPEVGDPEKPRLVFFFDEAHLLFNDAPKVLVERVEQVVRLIRSKGVGVYFVTQNPLDVPETVLAQLGNRVQHALRAYTPREQKAVKTAAETFRPNPDFDCAAVITTLGTGEALVSTLEGKGSPSVVERTLIRPPSSRLGPLTETERQNTMNVSPVRGLYDEDFDRKSAYEILAERTAQAAEASRRAGEQADEEQSGRSRWTLPGFGDDENEESSGRRTRPRSSGYQRETIMEAALKSVARTVATQVGRAIVRGILGSLKR, encoded by the coding sequence ATGCTGCAGGAAGGCAAGCTGTATATCGGCACCAGCCGCAAGCCGGACGATTCGATCAACAAGGGCGAGTATCTCGAACTCAAATTCGGCAATCGCCACGGTCTGATCACCGGGGCGACCGGCACCGGCAAGACCGTGACGCTGCAGATCCTGGCCGAGAGCTTCTCGAATGCCGGCGTTCCCGTCTTTTGTGCCGACGTCAAGGGCGATCTCTCAGGGATCGGCGCGATCGGCGAGCCGAAGGACTTTCTTTTGAAGCGCGCCGAACAGATCGGCCTCGATCCCTACGACTTCCAGGAGTTCCCAGTGATCTTCTGGGATCTCTATGGCGAGAAGGGCCACCGGGTCCGTACGACGATGTCGGAGATGGGGCCGCTCTTGCTCTCGCGCCTGATGAACGCCACCGACGCCCAGGAAGGGGTATTGAACATCGCCTTCAAGATCGCCGATGAAGGTGGTCTTCCGCTGCTCGACCTCAAGGACTTGCAGACGCTTCTCAAATATATGGGCGAGAATGCAAGCGAGCTTTCGAACCAGTTCGGCTTCATCTCCAAGTCCTCCGTGGGCTCGATCCAGCGCGAGCTGTTGATCCTGGAGCAGCAGGGTGCCGATCACTTCTTCGGCGAGCCCGCATTGAAGATCACCGACATCATGCGCACGACCAATGACGGACGCGGCGCGATCTCGGTGCTTGCCGCCGACACGCTGATGATGAATCCGAGGCTCTACGCGACGTTCCTGCTCTGGCTCCTGTCCGAGCTCTTCGAGGAACTGCCGGAGGTGGGCGATCCGGAGAAACCGCGGCTGGTCTTCTTCTTCGACGAGGCGCATCTGCTCTTCAACGACGCGCCGAAGGTGCTCGTCGAACGCGTCGAACAGGTGGTTCGCCTGATCCGCTCCAAGGGCGTCGGCGTCTATTTCGTCACGCAGAACCCGCTCGACGTGCCGGAAACCGTGCTCGCCCAGCTCGGCAATCGCGTGCAGCATGCACTGCGCGCCTACACCCCTCGCGAGCAGAAGGCGGTGAAGACGGCGGCCGAGACGTTCCGCCCCAACCCGGACTTCGACTGCGCCGCGGTGATCACCACGCTCGGTACCGGCGAAGCGCTGGTCTCCACGCTCGAAGGCAAGGGTTCGCCATCGGTGGTCGAGCGGACGCTGATCCGCCCGCCGTCCTCGCGCCTCGGGCCGCTGACGGAGACCGAGCGGCAGAATACGATGAATGTCAGCCCGGTGCGCGGGCTCTATGACGAGGATTTCGACCGGAAATCGGCCTATGAGATTCTTGCCGAACGGACGGCCCAGGCAGCCGAGGCATCGCGGCGGGCGGGAGAACAGGCCGACGAAGAGCAGTCCGGCCGCAGCCGCTGGACCCTGCCCGGTTTCGGCGACGACGAGAACGAGGAGTCATCGGGACGCCGCACCCGGCCACGTTCCTCCGGCTACCAGCGGGAAACGATCATGGAAGCCGCGCTGAAATCAGTCGCCCGCACGGTCGCGACCCAGGTCGGCCGGGCGATCGTCCGCGGCATTCTGGGCAGCCTGAAGCGATAG
- a CDS encoding DUF2780 domain-containing protein yields MSELVTRVAENVGIEPATAEKAVGMILGFLQREAADGPVARMIEAIPGAPELVAQYSGEGGNGGLLGGLMSAMGGGGVMALGQQLMSQGLGMGEITALARETIAYAKERAGDEVVDEVVASVPGLSQFV; encoded by the coding sequence ATGAGTGAACTGGTCACGCGGGTGGCGGAGAATGTCGGCATCGAGCCCGCGACGGCCGAAAAGGCGGTTGGGATGATTCTCGGCTTCCTGCAGCGCGAAGCGGCGGACGGGCCGGTCGCCCGAATGATCGAGGCAATTCCCGGAGCGCCGGAACTGGTCGCACAATATAGCGGAGAGGGCGGCAATGGGGGGCTGCTCGGCGGGCTGATGTCGGCCATGGGCGGCGGCGGCGTCATGGCGCTCGGCCAGCAGCTGATGAGCCAGGGCCTTGGCATGGGCGAGATCACGGCGCTTGCGAGGGAGACCATCGCCTACGCCAAGGAAAGGGCTGGCGACGAAGTCGTCGACGAGGTCGTCGCCTCGGTGCCGGGCCTCAGCCAATTCGTTTGA
- a CDS encoding aldo/keto reductase, with amino-acid sequence MHAVNSNGANIPALGFGTFRMSGDEVLRILPQALKIGFRHVDTAQIYGNEAEVGEAMRMSGIPRPDVFLTTKVWVDNYRQDAFVASVEESLRKLGTDYVDLLLLHWPGSDVPMAERIGALNAVLKAGKVRHIGVSNFNMAQMEEAVRLSEAPIATNQVEYHPYLDQTKLLHAARRHGMSLTAYYAMANGRTPSDPLLAEIGARHGRTAAQVALRWLVQQQDVVALSKTATEARLKENFAIFDFALTREDMAAIRGLAKPDGRIVSPAGLAPEWDA; translated from the coding sequence ATGCATGCAGTCAATTCCAACGGCGCCAATATTCCCGCCCTCGGCTTCGGCACCTTCCGCATGTCCGGAGACGAGGTGCTGCGCATTCTGCCGCAAGCCCTGAAGATCGGCTTTCGCCATGTGGACACGGCGCAGATCTACGGCAACGAGGCGGAAGTCGGGGAAGCCATGCGCATGTCCGGCATTCCGCGCCCGGATGTCTTCCTGACGACAAAGGTCTGGGTCGACAATTATCGGCAGGACGCCTTTGTCGCCTCGGTCGAGGAAAGCCTCAGGAAGCTCGGGACCGACTATGTCGACCTCCTGCTCCTGCACTGGCCGGGGAGCGATGTGCCGATGGCGGAGCGGATCGGCGCGCTTAACGCGGTGCTGAAAGCCGGCAAGGTGCGCCATATCGGCGTCAGCAACTTCAACATGGCGCAGATGGAGGAAGCGGTGCGGCTCAGCGAGGCGCCGATCGCAACCAACCAGGTCGAGTATCACCCCTATCTCGACCAGACGAAGCTTCTGCACGCTGCCCGCCGGCACGGCATGTCGCTCACCGCCTATTACGCCATGGCCAATGGCCGCACACCGTCCGACCCGCTGCTGGCCGAGATCGGCGCGCGCCATGGCAGGACCGCCGCGCAGGTGGCGCTTCGATGGCTGGTGCAGCAGCAGGACGTCGTCGCCCTCTCGAAAACGGCGACGGAGGCGCGGCTCAAGGAGAATTTCGCAATCTTCGATTTCGCGCTGACCAGGGAAGACATGGCAGCGATCCGCGGCCTTGCAAAGCCGGACGGCCGGATCGTCAGCCCGGCGGGATTGGCTCCCGAATGGGACGCGTAA